ATGCAGCTCTGTTATCTCATCtaaaacacacacagtcagctctgctatgtatgctcctccccttggttcaagaccttatcttatctgtagcttgtacagTAAGTCTTTGCACGTTCGCTTGCccgcaggaagtgcctgtgtctgagttggtcttgtaatgcaagggAAGGGGCAGGAggtagagagcactgcagtgtgcagataagagaagctatcaGATTCATGTTGGCTGAACCTGACAGTTTTAATTGAACCAACTGGCCATCTCATGTCTACTGGCCCTCCAAACAAGGATTGGATTTTGGATTtcaacatgttttattttttgtcagAGCTTTGTAGAAGTATGTATATCATTAATTGAATATGTCAGTGTCAAATAGTACTAAAAACTATTTTAACAAAAAATGGTCTTGCACAAAAACTCAAACTGAAATGGGATATTTACCACCAATATGATACATTATATGATATGatacattataatatatatatattaacaccTTTACTTTAAAAGGGCTGGCAGCTAATAAGAAAGTTTACTAGGTTAAGTACAACACCCTTATATGGTCACTCATATTAAACTTACACTGCTAAACTCTCTCTGCAGTCCGTAGGAGCCGCAGCCATGTGTTCCACAAGCATCAGGACTCTGGACTTCCTCccatttcctgtgtcctgtggacTTTTGGCTGATCAAGAGCACTGTGCCCTATTACCCTATGGATGTCCTTGGTGGCTCCTAAAGACTAGAGAAAATGTTTACCAGGCTAAGTATAATAAGGGTGACCCAATTAGAGTCCTGttcttaccctggtaaactttcttatTAGTTGCCAACCACTTTAAGCTCTAGTATCCAGACATGGATGTATGTTCATGTGTCATCATGTATATAACATTAATATGTTTACATTTCATAGGTCTGCTGTGAATTGGAAGAGTGCCAGAATCCTTTTCTTGATCTTGAACCATCCGATTATGGATGTGACCGTTTCTTTGTTTATCAGCAAGAAAGTCCTTTGGTAACCTGTGAGCAAGTGGCTGCAATAATCAAAGGATCCATTAACAGAAGACGTATTGGTATGGTTCCCAACAGCCGGACTTCCTCAACAGAAGCTGTTGCTGGTAGTGCACCTCTTTCTCAGGGATCTTCTGGTATAATGGAGTTATATGGCTCTGATGTAGACCCACAACAAAATCCATCTAACTTCTCAGATAATCAACAAGATATTAATGGATCAGTGCAGGCCCAAGTAGATGCCAATGTTGATCTTGTAAGCCCAGATAGTGGTCTTGCAACAATAAGAAGTAGTAGGTCTTCTAAAGAGAGTTCTGTTTTTCTTAGTGATGACAGTCCAGTAGCAGAAGTATCTGGCTCTCATCACAGTTTTGTTCCTGGAATTGATTCTTATAGCCCTATACCAGAATGTGTAATCATTGAAGAAGAAACACCCTCCTCTAGGAATAATAGTGATAATCTTGACATTTTTGGCTTTGATTTGGCCCCTAATATGCGCTCTGAATCTTCATCACATTCTGCAGACTACTCTATGGCTgatgactttttttttcagaGTGATTCCTCAGAGGGACAGAAAGCTACAGCTCAAAAAGAACAAGCTCACTTTTACAGAGATCAAGTAGCTAACTGTTCCCAAAAGTTGCTGAATTCCAAATCTGGAAAGGCTACATTATTAGAAGTACAAGATATTAGTTTAGTAGAGTTTGATGATAACTTCATGCATAGTCCTGAAAACCATGAGGATCTATGTGAAAAACACCCCAGCGTAAGTGATCTTGTTGAAATCAGCCCTCCTTTATCTTCTGATATTCCTGGACTCGCAGATGTTAAAATTCCTCCAACACCTATGAACAGTCTTGTAGAAAGTTCTCCACTAGATAATGGACCTCCAACTTTTTTTCCGGAAGATGTAATAGAGAAAATTAATGAAATAGGCGCTGCTGAAAAACCTCAGGTTAAATACTCCAACTGGTGGAATGGAGGTGACCCAAACTTAACACAAGAAGCCTTGCTATATGCCGACATGTGGAGTTCGAGTGAACAGGAACCTGTGTTCAATAGTCCTGATTCATGGAAAGGCCAGAAGCAAAAAGACAATCATGAAGCTGGAAACATGGCTGGATCATTTCATAAGAAAGTATTAAAATGTCATAACAGGGACAACCATGAAAATAACACACAgcaggaaagcagaacattttcagATTTATGGAAATCAAACCAACCCATTGAAGCAACATCTGATCCATGGGGTGGCTCCCAGGAAAGCTTTGAACAATCTGTCAATCATCCATTTGATACATGGGATTCTTCACATAGGGCTAATCATAACAGAAACTTTTCCAAAGAAAATGAAGTGGCTGAAGTAGCAAGTGACCTTTCGTCAGAATGTACTTCTGATCTGAATGATGGAGGTAACAACCCAAACCAAGAAGTATCTCTGAATGGACAAATACGATACTTTAATCCTAATGAAGAAGTTTCAAATGATTTAAGGCAGATACAGAGAAATCTGTGTGTGTGGGATTTTTCTCAAAGTAATAAAGAGTCAAATATTGATGGCCAAATTGATTGGGAAGACCCGTTTTTGTCTTATAGATGTCTGGACTTCACAAACCCGAGTGCAAGCAAAGATTGTATTGTCTCTCCGCCAGATACAAATTATTCAACCTCAGATTCAGTATCTTCTCCTTTGTATGAAGATGATATAAAAGAACCTGAGAAGGCATGGGAAGAGCCAAATACTGAGCTAGTTCATGATCAGCCAGTGGTTTCTAATAATGAAGAGATGGCATTGAATGAGTTGTCTGCCGAGACTATAAATCCAAAAGTAAAATCAAGACCATCTGACCAAATAGATGGAGAAAACGTCATGATAGAAAAAAGTGACCATTTAAATAACCTGGCACCTTCTTCATGGCAAGACTTTAACCTTGAATCCATAGATGGGGAGAATTTGATAAAAAGCAGTGATGAAAACGTAGCCAAAACATGTACTGATTATACACTTCAGTTCCCCTTTACAAACAACGACTTGAGTCATTTTTTACATTGTGATCCTCAAATATCTTCTCCAAATAAATTACCAGATGAAGTTCTCCTTAAGAATCATGAGTCATATGCAAAAGCCAATTCAGATATCAGTTTGAATGATCTGGATGATCAAGCATTTACACTGCCAAATATTAAACCTCTTTCTCCTGATATACTGAATAAGGTGGTAAATGTTTTCAATGAACACAGGTTTGAAGATGATAGTAAACCACATGATGATTATGTGACTTCATACAATGAGGGAGATGGAATAAACACTTGGGAAACAGATTTGCAGTATGACACTGAATCCTCCTCTTTAAACACTCCTGATGACTTAGACAATTTACAAAATGTCAATTTGTTAAATAAATCCCCAGTTTTAGATTTAAGGGAAGGAAGTAATGAGTATGATAAAAATGTAAACTGTATTATCCACTTGTCCCCAGTCAATGACACCCAGTTCCAGGCCAACAATAAAGACAGCAAGCATTTCTCACAGAGTACTGAGACTTTGAGTCCAGAGGCAAAAAACATATATCAAACTATGCATGAGAAAGGTTTGTGTACTAAACAGCAATCCCCTAACAGGGCTATTGAAATAACGGAAAATGTATTATATGGTGACATCCATTCTAAACCTAAAATATACCCTACAAAAGTAGATGTAGATGGAGCTATTGTGCAAGGAAATGTTCTACAAGATCTTAAAATGGAACCTTGTCATCATATAAGTGACTCTTCGAATTCCAGTTCACCAAGCCCAGAATTAGGTGATAGGTTGGCTACGTTACATGATAGCATTTGTCATCCAAATAAGACAAAACATTCCTATGTGTCAAAGAATAATACTTATCAAGAGGATTCTGGAAACTCATCATCCAGTATTATCAGTAAAGTGCCTATGAATCTGGATATTTGGAACACACAAATCTGCGAGGATTCTGAATCCTCCTCAAGCCCTGAGTCAAATGATGTTCTAGATCAGTCTTATCCTAAGGATAGGaatgttaaaaaatgtaaccAGAAGAAGGTACTCGATTTAGACACAACATCCACATTCTTTAATGATACTGAATCCAGTTCAACTACTCCTGGCACAGAAGAAGAAAGTTTAGAGGAGCAACTTGATTGTTTTAAGCATTCCACAGTGGAGTCTAATAAAACAGAAGACAAGGCAGAATGTCTTAATAATCTATTAGATGAACAAGATCCATTCACAATGATTCCAGGCAATCTATGTTACCCTACATTGAACAACTTACAACCAGATGATAAACGGTGTGAGGAAGATAACCAACTTGTATATCCAACAGAAACTGGAGACCAAAATGAAGATTCAAATCCTCAGTTGTACATATTAGATTGCTTTAAACCAGAACATGAGACACCTTCACAAATATACTTCCAGTCAAACATTGACACATTCTTACATAGTGACTCACATCAGTTCACTAGTCCAAATGATGATATTGAAACTTCAAGTAATGTAAATTTATTGTCATGCGAAGTTGAAATTCAAGCTAATAGTGTTGAGAACAAAGCTGACAATGTAGACATTTCCAGCCATAGcaataatggttacctggaaagCATATGCATTCTAGATGCTGAAAGAAATCCATCAGAGATTATGGATGCTATTGAACAATCCAAGCTAGTCCATGAGGATGATTTGTCCCCTGATGACATGTATAAAAACAATGACATGGAAGGAAGCTTTGAATACTGTGAAGAATTATCCACAGAAGGATCTAATCAAACTGACTATGTCCCAGACATTCTAGATGACTACACTCAACAGTCCTCTCCATTCCTTTGTGTCGAACCAGACCTATGGAATATGGCTGAGAATACTTACACTAAAATATCACTGAGTGGCAGTCCTGATGTACTATATAGCTGTGAAAACAGTTCTCAGGCTTCCGGTAGCCCAGACCTGTGCCCAGAATATGAATACAGTCAGGCATGCAGGCAGCATTTGAGCATGCTGGGGAGCAATATTCCTAGGATAAGAGCTCTGTCTGAAAGTACAAAAGACAGACAAGTTATTACTTATGAAGAAGAAACAAAGATATCACATTCACTCCCTTCACTTGCATGTGACAGCAATACATTGCAGTCATCCGACACAATAGAGCAAACAGATCCAGCAGTCAGCCTGACAGAGTTAGGGGACATTGACTGTGAATATGATAGCGATGATTCTGAGGAGTCAGCTCTATCTTATAATGGTGACATGATCTACAGCAACCATGAAGAGAAAAGCATATCGCCTATGGAACATGAATATTCTATAAAGTCAGATACCTCTAACATAACTATCCAAGAATGCTCAGCTTCCATGACAGACAGTGATCATAAGCAAAGACCAGAGGAAGATATTTTAGAGACAAATGCTTATTCTTCTACAGAGGAAGCGCTGGAAGAATCTGTGCTAAGAATAACTTCAGCTGAGAGTGGAACACGTTTCACAGAAGGAGGGTGGCATAAACAAAACTTTCCAGCAGATGGCAGCACTGGTCCATCACAATGTTCTAATGGTaagaattttaatattttgtaatatattGTTTTACTTTTGCTGTAAAACGGAAACTACAATTTTGTTCTACTTTATTTAAGCAAAAATCATCGCTAGCTTATTACACGGCCTCTTGCTTTCATCCATGACTGTTCAGTATACACCTGCTGTTTTGCAGTAATAAAGACATAATAACAGGGCTAGTAATACCATCTGTAATCCTCATCAGTAGTACTCAGTCTAAGAATTTATTAAATAAGGAGTACTAAAATGCTTCACCTTTCTTACATAATAACCAAAACTGACCAAACtctaatatacattttatttttcatcctAGAATCCAGTGCTCTTCCAGACCAAGTGTTAAAACGTGACCATAGAGTAGAGTTGGAAGCAGAAGACAGCAACATTGTGGATGATACAAAACCTGTGAATCTGACCATGGATGAGAGCTGCAATTTGGAGATTAGCCCTCATGGGGTGGTAGCTTCTGTGAAAAGCGAAATAAACATTTTTCCATTGAGAGACACTAGGGTTGAGACTCAACAAACAATGTCTGGTACAGCTTATTCAATGGACTCTCCAGATACATTTCAGTCAATCTCCATGACAAATGGTAGTGAAAAACAAATGAACCTCGTATCCGGATTCCACTCCATTCAATTAGAAGAGAAAACGTCTTCTATCCTACCTCAAAGGAGGGAGAGTAAAAAGAAATCAGATGAAATCTCTGAACATGAGCACAGCTGGAGCATAATACTGAGCCAGACTGAGGCCTCGGATACCTCCCCTGAAGACATTTTTAGTAGAGCAGATACTGCAGATTGTGATAACTTGGCAGAGAGTCTCTATGAAGAATCTGATAGACAGGGGGGTTACTGGGCATCATTTAGGGATAAGGATTATATAGACCTTGAGGAAAGCTTTGAACTGTGTAAACTAGACAAGCATGGCACCAGAGCACAAACCGAAATAGATCATCTCTTAAAGTCACAAGAAGCAGGGCTGACGTTAAAGATTCCTCCTCAAGGTGGCACACTTTCAGAGGAGCTGTCAAATGGCAATTCTTCCATTGATCAAAGGTAGGATATTTACACTTTTCTTTTATGCTGTGTGAAATATGATACAggtattaaaacacattaaacaatTCAGAAATAATGAGAACTTTATAATATTTAGAATCACGTTTGTTATTTGCATTATAATACCATATTTAAATGATTTACATAATCCATGGTTTGTTCGCCAATGACCTTTTAGGCAAAATACATATAGCAtgggcttaaagggcatctatgtGGTTTTCTAGACATGTTTTATACACAGGCAGCAGAGTAAATGACCATCCCCTATTGTGAATGGTGGATCCCATGATAGAGGTGTTACCTGCCATTGTGATGCTGCTTTTGATGATGATGTAATAACTGCTAAAAAATGAACAGAAAAGTGTGATATATACAGAACTTTAGGGGACCTGTTTAATTCAATTttccaaaatgtttaaaaaatgaatTGCATAAAATAGGCCATTTTGattatacactcagcggccactttattaggtacacctgtccaactgctcgttaacacttaatttctaatcagccaatcacatggcggcaactcagtgcatttaggcatgtagacatggtcaagacaatctcctgcagttcaaaccgagcatcagtatggggaagaaaggtgatttgagtgcctttgaacgtggcatggttgttggtgccagaagggctggtgtgagtatttcagaaactgctgatctactgcgattttcacgcacaaccatctctagggtttacagagaatggtccaaaaaagaaaaaacatccagtgagcggcagttctgtgggctgaaatgccttgttgatgccagaggtcagaggagaatgggcagactggttcgagctgatagaaaggcaacagtgactcaaatcgccacccgttacaaccaaggtaggcagaagagcatctctgaatgcacagtacgtcgtactttgaggcagatgggctacagcagcagaagaccacaccaggtgccactcctttcagctaagaacaggaaactgaggctacaatttgcacaagctcatcgaaattggacagtagaagattggaaaaacgttgcctggtctaatgagtctcgatttctgctgcgacattcggatggtagggtcagaatttggcgtcaacaacatgaaagcatggatccatcctgcctcgtatcaacggttcaggctggtggtggtggtgtcatggtgtggggaatgttttcttgccactctttaggccccttggtaccaattgagcatcgttgcaacgccacagcctacctgagtattgttgctgaccatgtccatccctttatgaccacaatgtacccaacatctgatggctactttcagcaggataatgcgccatgtcataaagctggaatcatctcagactggtttcttgaacatgagttcactgtactcaaatggcctccacagtcaccagatctcaatccaataataataatctttgggatgtggtggaacgggagattcgcatcatggatgtgtagccgacaaatctgcggcaactgtgtgatgccatcatgtcactatggaccaaaatctctgaggaatgcttccagcaccttgttgaatctatgccacgaagaattgggccagttctgaaggcaaaagggggtccaacccgttactagcatggtgtacctaataaagtggccggtgagtgtatattcattaatttttttcagcaaaaaatgttttaaaaaaatggggCCAGCAAGATAATTACCTTATATATTTGTgtttaagccaagtttttcagcacaaataaagGGCTAACTAAATGATATTCCTTTATATGAACTGGAgtgtgagccaccacctgaccagggtttaacaaaacccctggacaagaAAGGGCAAGCcctcttaggccccatgcacttTTACAGAGCAGAGAGTCTGTCTTAGCTCTCAGCTCTTATAccccagctcctgacagaggagcagTTCTTAGGCCTGAGCTCTCACCATAGGAGAAGCTCTCGGAATCTAGCTCCTGACACAGGAGCAGTTTGTACCACCAGCTCTCCCTAGAGAGCACAGatctgtcagtgaccagagagacagtttgtagcacaccttcagtgctacacatagaactaccacccaggacaaagcagcagcacatcccagcctgcatattctaccaggctggtgaaccaactcctgaggatcactctccatgaccactccagtaatccggtaTCAACCTGTAATCTGTAACAAgatcgtttggcccgttgcctgcagttgttctaataaagaaccttgggttattttgcacaatgttgcctccgtctgatccctggatacgactgTATCACCACCACGGCCtctccatccattacccagggacatatattacagacataaagggggttgccccatggagaacCAGTACtttagcctctccctccatatttcttgcacacaccacctgctgtaggcctgccaggctgtaggacagccctccggcccccataccaagcaccgtgacatcagtatccctaggctgcaaccgccagccactccggtattctgggcccccgcTGCTTCCAGGCCCCAGGGACAGGATAGGCCCCAGTGGGAGATGTTGCAGATAGCTATGCAAAAACTAGTGTCTTCTAAGCCATGTATTCATTATGTAAAACTAACAAAACCACATCTTGCACAATGctgtagaagtgaatggagttTAACGTCATAAGTTGCATAACATCATGAGATAAATATAGTAACAACACGGTTCAAGTGCATTCAACTCTTGTATGTGTCAAACAGTAGTACTAACTAAACAATACATTCTTTTGGAAGAAGTAATTCATGTTATCTGTGAGGTAAACATTGATTTATAGGTTACATATAGGATTGGCACTTCCTCGGTCATCTTTTTtgcaaataataatacattttaattaatATATTCTTTTTCATATTGACAGTTCAGACTGTGCTGTAACTTTGTGACCGCGGCTCTGGTAACCTTCAAATGTTGGGCAGAGACGTAAATTCCTTGGGCCACAATGTAAAATCTGTAATAGGGCCCTACCAATCACGTACCATTATTTTATGGTATCTTCCTATGTGGCAGAGAATCATTTGGATCCAATGGGATTCCAGGATCTAGTAGTAGCTGTTACCTCAGTGAGAAGCTTGGTGCAAAAAGATAGATTTCTGCACTGTTCTCTCAAGTTTTAGATCACCTTGTAAACATCTTTTTTTCCAAGATGAATAATTCCAAGCTTCATAGTTTATCACTGCACTCTGATCGCCCTATTCTCTAATTGTCTTCCTTGCAACAACTCTAATTAACACCCTTTTTATACAATGTATTGTACACATTATATCATTTGTGTTCTCACTGAAGATTTGAATAAGTGCAAAACTCTGTTTATTATGAGCATATACGCAATGGCAGATCCTAAACAGTCTGTTTTAAGTATCTGCCCGGGACCCCATGCCCCTGGGGTGCCCAAGAGCGTCCTAACTGATCAGCGAGAATCTACACTTCAGTGTCAGGTAGATGGATGTTCACAGACGGCTTTGGAGCAGGAGAAAGAAGATAGAACTTACAGAAGCTGCTCTAGGCTCTGATCTTCTCCACTCCATTTTCCGCTATAGTTTTGCCCATATTTTTACCATTtagtagataataataataataaagtttcaTGTGACTCACAGGAAACGGGACTCCAGAAATCAGCAGGACATGGGACACTTCAGGAAGTTCCCGCAGCTTCCGTGAAACTTTACATGGATaaatataatatgggtgaccctatcaggGTCTTATACTTAACCAGTTAAGGTTTTCAATAAGTTGCCTACCCCTTGCTAAACCGCTTGCCACTACATCATCTTTTAAAGTCCTTATTAGCCCCATAGTTTGTATAAGGATGTAAAAAGGCAGTGCAGTATTCTCATACAAGCTTCCTACAAACTGCTAGGACTATGCCAGTAGTGGGCACAGAGCCGCATGGGAGTTGGCTGCCGGTGGTTTACTCTTTAAATGTTAATCTTTAGATGTGACCACAGCATCTAAAAGAGCTTTCCTTCACAAGTAAGTCTTATACTTACATCAACTGGCACCCAACAATCGCAATACATATTCTCTGAAAGACAACCTGCGTCTGTCCTCTGCATATGACTGGTTGTCTGGTAGAAACAGCAGAGCAGTCTAAATGGCAGCCTATACAAAATGCATAAGTTAAAAACAaagcataaaaataaatttaaaaatgggtaaaatgtcccaaaagtccatttacatataaacatataaaaaagagaaaatgagTAATAATaggggtaacttagcatcaaaggtagaagcttctggaccttacaggcgaattttgtggtgctgagcgccaaaacaataacgtaggagcttgtagcaatcTAAAAGaaacggctttattcagctttaaaactattacaagaacaaaaataacaaacagcttagcctctacttagggcacaacctcacttcttgaaccctagataccttctaggttcaaggaacactgctggggttcctcctcagcactctggctctcagtgagctcaaccaaacaatgtccttactggattccagtcctcttgggacagaccacctgtctgtctccaactggtcccaagtcctcctgctgactgcaagacacacagcactggcttgctgtgagctctccctctggagttggccagggatgggagGGGTCAAGGTCattttcaaccctggttgtgggtcACTCTCCAGCAccccctaggttcacactcttacaaattataataatatctatttatatagcaccatattCCGTAGGGATTTCCattctcacaagagcttacagtctatgaggatgaagggagtgatacaagaagtataagagcttgtataatggcccagctattctttattcatgaacggaatggaaaaaataaaaatgctgctgcttgaaccagtcatcagacaccatcttatatacagggtccattcaatgggactgcagagaagcctgtagcttggtatctggtgtttccTGGATTACagataggaggaggacagaggatgggttagtaaaaagCGAGTTGGAGTTTCATGCGGATAGGCtttcctaaagagatgggtttcaaGAGCATGTATGAAACTTTTGAGGTTGAGTATTTGCAttaggcattccagagaattagtgCAGCTCGGGAGAGGTCCTTGTGCCTAGAGTGGGAGATTCAAATTtaagaagagaataatctaagacagtgatgggcaaccttttgagcttggtgtgtcaaaattcgccaaaaaaccgagcataactcgggtgatgtgtcaccttgacaaaaaaacataattttgtgatatttatagtttaaataacaaatatgtatactacttaacttctagggtactttaaccgtaggttgtctgattgatcctaccatatactgccatgctacagtatggcagtatatggggattttcccaatcatctattactatgtgcaaatcccacattgtaatagatcggttacaatcaaaccggtgtggaaatgcttagtaacctgtgaactttcagtcatgaaagttcacaggttatagtgagggcgcaggtgccgctgtctgcatctccctcatgccctcttggcatggagaaggtgtgaggagcaaaataatcgcaatgtctggcgatttgcaaggctttgcgattatttcagggcttgtacatcacaaaactgacacacaagccctgatgactgtcttctatcatacagtgcactgaccttatttactatatgatgagagtggttgtcctcccttgcccctgctgtggagatggtcagtgtagaggtggcagaggtacagtgaccttactcactgtatgatgggagtggttatcctccctggtccctgctctggagctggtcagtgtagaggtggcagctgctgcgacatcacacaaggcagcagcgatgtgacctctgactgtgctgccatcttccccccaccacaactatcaggagctgcagaggagcctcctgggtgtatggccgggtcacctctcctgctgtgccccatgctgatacctgtgctgactggagacactaggcacagctaggggagcaggaggaggggggagtgctggaagctcagtgcaatctctcagcctcccggctactgcacctggtcatgtaggatgaaacttaactctcaggcagccgtgtgtcagtgaaaatggctacgcgtgtcagcactgacacgcgtgtcataggttagccatcactgatctaagatCTCTAGCAGATCCAAAAGCATGTGTTCGACGACAGACAAGAGAGGAGAGATtgaaggtgcagcactgtgcagatctTTGCGAATGAAGGTGTTTAATTCAACCCTTTCCCTACCAAAATTACATCACAAAGAATTATATAaaaccccaacaaaccatatattttctggaaGCACTTGGCCCattttaaaattgcattaaaaagtttaaaataaattgCTTCACACCTCCTTCATGTAATAGaagaacatgtgtag
The DNA window shown above is from Engystomops pustulosus chromosome 1, aEngPut4.maternal, whole genome shotgun sequence and carries:
- the PRUNE2 gene encoding protein prune homolog 2 isoform X5: MRPRAAAGGWRQCAGSSSLPALRGVTFQHLGEGPCALPPAAAAPGECGRGAATLLIGGALTVRASPAATRRATPGIILPLTMEEFLQRTKSRLDRGKHLQKVHTVIGNKSCDLDSIIATLAYAYYLDKITSQSVLCLPVLNVTRIEFDFYSETRFILEELDIPESCLIFKDEINLQGLNDEDRLSVTLVNFSAFTSEEESLAAAVVKVINPEKQCNGDRELHDSSSVLVAKEILEEAPELLTPQLAHLLRGTIVFSCLSADQEMVPGHHEEIVCILEERFPELPPRQDIVSSLLETKFHTQGPSVEDILLKEFKELSNGDIKVAITTMHMSLEDLMSYRNIIGDLKIFLDKYEFDILILLASYSSGDQATRQQIAVYSENPELCNQVCCELEECQNPFLDLEPSDYGCDRFFVYQQESPLVTCEQVAAIIKGSINRRRIGMVPNSRTSSTEAVAGSAPLSQGSSGIMELYGSDVDPQQNPSNFSDNQQDINGSVQAQVDANVDLVSPDSGLATIRSSRSSKESSVFLSDDSPVAEVSGSHHSFVPGIDSYSPIPECVIIEEETPSSRNNSDNLDIFGFDLAPNMRSESSSHSADYSMADDFFFQSDSSEGQKATAQKEQAHFYRDQVANCSQKLLNSKSGKATLLEVQDISLVEFDDNFMHSPENHEDLCEKHPSVSDLVEISPPLSSDIPGLADVKIPPTPMNSLVESSPLDNGPPTFFPEDVIEKINEIGAAEKPQVKYSNWWNGGDPNLTQEALLYADMWSSSEQEPVFNSPDSWKGQKQKDNHEAGNMAGSFHKKVLKCHNRDNHENNTQQESRTFSDLWKSNQPIEATSDPWGGSQESFEQSVNHPFDTWDSSHRANHNRNFSKENEVAEVASDLSSECTSDLNDGGNNPNQEVSLNGQIRYFNPNEEVSNDLRQIQRNLCVWDFSQSNKESNIDGQIDWEDPFLSYRCLDFTNPSASKDCIVSPPDTNYSTSDSVSSPLYEDDIKEPEKAWEEPNTELVHDQPVVSNNEEMALNELSAETINPKVKSRPSDQIDGENVMIEKSDHLNNLAPSSWQDFNLESIDGENLIKSSDENVAKTCTDYTLQFPFTNNDLSHFLHCDPQISSPNKLPDEVLLKNHESYAKANSDISLNDLDDQAFTLPNIKPLSPDILNKVVNVFNEHRFEDDSKPHDDYVTSYNEGDGINTWETDLQYDTESSSLNTPDDLDNLQNVNLLNKSPVLDLREGSNEYDKNVNCIIHLSPVNDTQFQANNKDSKHFSQSTETLSPEAKNIYQTMHEKGLCTKQQSPNRAIEITENVLYGDIHSKPKIYPTKVDVDGAIVQGNVLQDLKMEPCHHISDSSNSSSPSPELGDRLATLHDSICHPNKTKHSYVSKNNTYQEDSGNSSSSIISKVPMNLDIWNTQICEDSESSSSPESNDVLDQSYPKDRNVKKCNQKKVLDLDTTSTFFNDTESSSTTPGTEEESLEEQLDCFKHSTVESNKTEDKAECLNNLLDEQDPFTMIPGNLCYPTLNNLQPDDKRCEEDNQLVYPTETGDQNEDSNPQLYILDCFKPEHETPSQIYFQSNIDTFLHSDSHQFTSPNDDIETSSNVNLLSCEVEIQANSVENKADNVDISSHSNNGYLESICILDAERNPSEIMDAIEQSKLVHEDDLSPDDMYKNNDMEGSFEYCEELSTEGSNQTDYVPDILDDYTQQSSPFLCVEPDLWNMAENTYTKISLSGSPDVLYSCENSSQASGSPDLCPEYEYSQACRQHLSMLGSNIPRIRALSESTKDRQVITYEEETKISHSLPSLACDSNTLQSSDTIEQTDPAVSLTELGDIDCEYDSDDSEESALSYNGDMIYSNHEEKSISPMEHEYSIKSDTSNITIQECSASMTDSDHKQRPEEDILETNAYSSTEEALEESVLRITSAESGTRFTEGGWHKQNFPADGSTGPSQCSNESSALPDQVLKRDHRVELEAEDSNIVDDTKPVNLTMDESCNLEISPHGVVASVKSEINIFPLRDTRVETQQTMSGTAYSMDSPDTFQSISMTNGSEKQMNLVSGFHSIQLEEKTSSILPQRRESKKKSDEISEHEHSWSIILSQTEASDTSPEDIFSRADTADCDNLAESLYEESDRQGGYWASFRDKDYIDLEESFELCKLDKHGTRAQTEIDHLLKSQEAGLTLKIPPQGGTLSEELSNGNSSIDQRPIVLDDVGMDIPYDAAEIRPEPPNSLDLNGSHARKIKLTAPNINLSLDHSEGSVLSDDNLDTPDELEINVDDLDTPDEADSFDYTGNDDRPALGHSLQRDSESIHEYTAEEEREDNKLWRTVIIGDQEQRIDMKVIEPYKKVISHGGYYGEGVNAIIVFAACFLPDSSRADYNYVMENLFLYVISTLELMVAEDYMIVYLNGATPRRKMPGLGWMKKCYQMIDRRLRKNLKSFIIVHPSWFIRTILAVTRPFISSKFSSKIKYVSSLAELRELIPMEYVQIPESIVKLDEELKETEAAKFEKKSEDNV